The proteins below are encoded in one region of Streptomyces marianii:
- a CDS encoding S1 family peptidase, protein MSHRRIPKRKAILAGAGAVGIAAAAILLPNANASQSGSEDDKTAPRKMSAASAADLLQQLGKQLGDSYGGAYYDASKQQLIVNVVGNDNDVNIEIKRAGAVARSVQNSFSTLKSATRSLSSDAAVPGTAWAIDPRNNQILVTADRTVTGDRWNTVESAVESLGDGVARLQKSKGEFKPLLEGGDAIFGGGSRCSLGFNVTTQDGQPGFLTAGHCTAASEQWSEQQGGQPVGTAQESVFPGEGDFALVTYDDPNTEAPSAVDLGNGQLLEIGQAADAAVGQEVFRMGSTTGLNGGQVTGLNATVNYPEGTVSGLIQTNVCAEPGDSGGALFTRDGNAIGLTSGGSGDCTSGGETFFQPVTTALEAVGAQIG, encoded by the coding sequence TTGAGTCACAGGCGTATACCCAAGCGGAAGGCGATACTCGCCGGAGCCGGAGCGGTGGGCATAGCCGCAGCCGCCATACTGCTGCCGAATGCCAACGCTTCGCAGTCCGGATCCGAGGACGACAAGACCGCTCCCAGAAAGATGAGTGCCGCCTCGGCCGCGGATCTCCTCCAGCAGCTGGGCAAGCAGCTCGGCGACTCCTACGGCGGCGCCTACTACGACGCGTCGAAGCAGCAGCTCATCGTGAACGTCGTCGGCAACGACAACGATGTGAACATCGAGATCAAGCGGGCCGGTGCGGTGGCCCGCAGCGTGCAGAACAGCTTCTCCACGCTGAAGTCCGCGACCCGCTCGCTCTCGAGCGACGCCGCGGTCCCGGGCACGGCCTGGGCCATCGACCCGAGGAACAACCAGATCCTGGTGACCGCCGACCGCACCGTCACCGGCGACCGGTGGAACACCGTCGAGTCGGCCGTCGAGTCGCTCGGCGACGGGGTGGCCCGGCTCCAGAAGTCCAAGGGCGAGTTCAAGCCCCTCCTGGAAGGCGGGGACGCCATCTTCGGCGGCGGTTCGCGCTGCTCACTCGGCTTCAACGTCACGACCCAGGACGGACAGCCCGGATTCCTCACGGCCGGCCACTGCACCGCCGCCTCCGAACAGTGGTCCGAGCAACAGGGCGGACAGCCCGTCGGCACCGCCCAGGAGTCCGTCTTCCCCGGTGAGGGCGACTTCGCGCTCGTGACGTACGACGACCCGAACACGGAGGCGCCGAGCGCCGTCGACCTGGGCAACGGGCAGCTCCTGGAGATCGGGCAGGCCGCCGACGCGGCCGTCGGCCAGGAGGTCTTCCGCATGGGAAGCACCACCGGCCTCAACGGCGGCCAGGTGACCGGCCTGAACGCCACGGTCAACTACCCCGAGGGCACCGTCAGCGGACTGATCCAGACCAACGTCTGCGCCGAGCCGGGCGACAGCGGCGGCGCGCTGTTCACCCGGGACGGCAATGCGATCGGCCTGACGTCCGGCGGCAGCGGCGACTGCACCTCGGGCGGCGAGACCTTCTTCCAGCCGGTGACGACCGCGCTCGAGGCGGTCGGCGCACAGATCGGCTGA
- a CDS encoding aminoacyl-tRNA hydrolase: protein MNSTDSPGSPFRQEPTPRDEAPQFVLPLVVRIEKAAPPSRTDALETAARAVVVMLADGRSSGDGEWAARVRDWQDGRIRKVVRRARGAEWRKASELPGITVTGAGAEVRVFPPVPLDGWPRELSKLQVSGTELEDPEEPAGDDGPDRALIWLNPDLRMSTGKEMAQVGHGAQLLWWDMDEAERAAWRDAGFPLAVRTAAAGRWAELAASGLPTVRDAGFTEIAPGSVTVVADRPVRKRIFPERD, encoded by the coding sequence GTGAACAGCACCGACAGCCCCGGCAGCCCCTTCCGCCAGGAGCCGACACCCCGCGACGAGGCCCCCCAGTTCGTCCTGCCGCTCGTCGTCCGGATCGAGAAGGCCGCGCCGCCGTCCCGTACCGACGCGCTGGAGACCGCCGCCCGCGCGGTCGTGGTGATGCTCGCCGACGGGCGGTCCTCCGGGGACGGCGAGTGGGCCGCGCGCGTACGGGACTGGCAGGACGGCCGGATCCGGAAGGTGGTGCGCAGGGCGCGCGGCGCCGAGTGGCGCAAGGCGTCGGAACTGCCGGGCATCACCGTGACCGGGGCCGGCGCCGAGGTCCGGGTCTTCCCGCCGGTGCCGCTGGACGGCTGGCCCAGGGAACTGTCGAAGCTCCAGGTTTCCGGCACGGAGCTCGAGGACCCCGAGGAACCGGCCGGTGACGACGGCCCCGACCGCGCCCTGATCTGGCTCAACCCGGACCTGCGCATGTCGACGGGCAAGGAGATGGCCCAGGTCGGCCACGGGGCGCAACTGCTGTGGTGGGACATGGACGAGGCCGAACGTGCGGCGTGGCGCGACGCCGGGTTCCCCCTGGCCGTCCGGACCGCCGCCGCCGGCCGCTGGGCCGAACTCGCCGCGAGCGGCCTGCCGACGGTCCGGGACGCCGGTTTCACGGAGATCGCCCCCGGCTCCGTGACGGTCGTCGCCGACCGTCCCGTACGGAAACGAATCTTCCCCGAGCGCGACTGA
- a CDS encoding DUF4142 domain-containing protein, giving the protein MRRVNGTALIIAALVATVGALAFPVWSYADRSGTGQANLNASSVATQWGPLTATDRDFLVKVRLAGLWELPAGQQALERAPTQAIKDAGDHLIVGHSDLDQRARDVAAKLGVELPNVPNEQQQGWLRELSAASGREYEYKFANLLRNAHGKVFSLIAQVRHSTRNTLIRQLASDANQTVLDHITMLENTGMVDFDSIANEAAGGATASPTGPPPPDGNLPPAPTPAVPPGQTETTSRPSTQPGPPTAVNTNRPAPGASN; this is encoded by the coding sequence CTGCGTCGCGTCAACGGGACAGCTCTCATCATCGCGGCACTGGTCGCCACAGTGGGCGCGCTCGCTTTCCCCGTATGGTCGTACGCCGACCGGTCCGGGACAGGCCAGGCCAATCTCAACGCCTCGTCCGTGGCCACCCAGTGGGGGCCGCTGACGGCCACCGACCGCGACTTCCTGGTCAAGGTGCGGCTCGCCGGCCTGTGGGAGCTGCCCGCCGGGCAGCAGGCGCTCGAGCGCGCCCCGACCCAGGCGATCAAGGACGCGGGCGACCACCTCATCGTCGGTCACAGCGACCTCGACCAGCGCGCCCGCGACGTGGCGGCCAAGCTCGGCGTGGAGCTGCCGAACGTGCCCAACGAGCAGCAGCAGGGCTGGCTGAGAGAGCTGTCGGCGGCGAGCGGCCGCGAGTACGAGTACAAGTTCGCGAACCTGCTGCGCAACGCGCACGGCAAGGTCTTCTCCCTCATCGCCCAGGTCCGCCACTCCACCCGCAACACCCTGATACGCCAGCTGGCGTCCGACGCGAACCAGACGGTGCTCGACCACATCACGATGCTGGAGAACACCGGCATGGTCGACTTCGACTCGATCGCCAACGAGGCCGCCGGTGGTGCCACGGCCAGCCCCACGGGCCCGCCGCCGCCGGACGGGAACCTGCCGCCCGCGCCGACCCCGGCCGTGCCGCCGGGCCAGACCGAGACCACCTCCCGTCCCTCGACCCAGCCGGGGCCGCCGACGGCGGTCAACACCAACCGCCCGGCTCCGGGCGCGAGCAACTGA
- a CDS encoding DUF692 domain-containing protein gives MKQPDRLGTGIGWRPEIAAAVERLPGLDWVEVVAENVCPGHLPDSLGRLRERGVTVVPHGVSLGLGGAERPDARRLADLAARAEALGAPLVTEHIAFVRAGGALTASPRVEAGHLLPVPRTRDALDVLCENVRIAQDSLPVPLALENIAALISWPGEEMTEGRFLAELVERTGVRLLIDVANLHTNHVNRGEDPVRALDELPVGAIAYVHVAGGLERDGVWHDTHAHPVPRPVLDILAELRSRIDPPGVLLERDDDFPPEEELAAELETIRAILAAPPPRAPRTQVQGAPAARTDDADAAREPASRTAATTAPVPGTGPGTGPGTGPGPGTGPGTEPGTEPGTGTDAGPGTEPGTGPGTGTDAGPGTEPGTGPGTGTDAGTDPPTRTSRNAAADPAARERLGLAQAALLSALVAGTPAPEGFDARRLKVQIRALAAKRADVVAKVAPELPEILGAGYRHAYLDYAKSRPMRDGYRRDALDFVEHLLVAAGPEDPVARRRLTRWWQDRAAPRPPRRAARFVRAARAALVRR, from the coding sequence ATGAAGCAGCCCGACAGGCTCGGAACCGGTATCGGCTGGCGCCCGGAGATCGCCGCTGCCGTGGAACGGCTCCCCGGTCTCGACTGGGTCGAGGTCGTCGCGGAGAACGTCTGCCCCGGCCATCTCCCCGACTCGCTCGGGCGGCTGAGGGAGCGGGGCGTCACCGTCGTCCCGCACGGTGTCTCGCTGGGACTCGGCGGGGCGGAACGGCCGGACGCTCGCCGACTGGCCGATCTGGCCGCACGCGCCGAGGCGCTGGGGGCGCCGCTCGTCACCGAGCACATCGCCTTCGTCCGCGCGGGCGGTGCCCTCACCGCCTCACCCCGGGTGGAGGCCGGGCATCTGCTCCCCGTCCCGCGCACCCGCGACGCGCTGGACGTCCTCTGCGAGAACGTCAGGATCGCCCAGGACAGCCTGCCCGTGCCGCTCGCCCTGGAGAACATCGCCGCCCTGATCTCATGGCCCGGCGAGGAGATGACGGAGGGCCGGTTCCTCGCGGAGCTCGTCGAGCGCACCGGGGTACGGCTGCTGATCGACGTCGCCAATCTGCACACCAACCACGTCAACCGGGGCGAGGATCCGGTCCGGGCCCTGGACGAGCTGCCCGTCGGGGCGATCGCGTACGTCCATGTCGCGGGCGGTCTGGAGCGGGACGGCGTCTGGCACGACACCCACGCCCACCCCGTGCCGCGGCCGGTCCTCGACATCCTCGCCGAGCTGCGCTCGCGCATCGACCCACCCGGGGTGCTACTGGAGCGGGACGACGACTTCCCGCCCGAGGAGGAGCTGGCGGCGGAACTGGAGACGATCCGCGCGATCCTCGCCGCGCCCCCGCCACGGGCACCTCGCACCCAGGTGCAGGGCGCTCCGGCCGCGCGTACCGATGATGCGGACGCGGCGCGCGAGCCGGCGTCCCGTACCGCGGCGACGACGGCTCCGGTTCCGGGCACGGGACCGGGCACGGGACCGGGCACGGGTCCGGGACCAGGCACGGGACCGGGCACGGAACCGGGCACGGAACCGGGCACCGGTACGGACGCGGGACCGGGCACGGAACCAGGCACGGGACCGGGCACCGGTACGGACGCGGGACCGGGCACGGAACCAGGCACGGGACCGGGCACCGGTACGGACGCGGGTACGGATCCGCCCACGAGGACGAGCCGGAACGCGGCTGCGGACCCGGCCGCGCGGGAGCGGCTCGGGCTCGCGCAGGCCGCTCTGCTGTCCGCGCTGGTCGCCGGGACGCCCGCGCCGGAGGGGTTCGACGCCCGGCGGCTGAAGGTGCAGATCCGGGCGCTCGCGGCCAAGCGGGCCGACGTCGTCGCCAAGGTGGCGCCCGAACTGCCGGAGATCCTCGGCGCCGGCTACCGGCACGCGTACCTCGACTACGCCAAGTCCCGCCCGATGCGCGACGGTTACCGCCGGGACGCGCTGGACTTCGTCGAGCATCTGCTGGTCGCGGCCGGGCCGGAGGACCCGGTCGCACGCCGGCGGCTCACCCGCTGGTGGCAGGACCGGGCGGCACCGCGCCCGCCGCGCCGCGCCGCGCGCTTCGTCCGCGCCGCCCGTGCCGCTCTCGTCAGGAGGTGA
- a CDS encoding TIGR04222 domain-containing membrane protein, translating into MSLNVLAVVVYLAVGVSSVLVVRGLAQARRGPGGPVHDLMEAAFLNGGPARAVDTALTALVTDGRLAVGGPGVVAVRRPVARDHVERAVLDELARAPSGALHDLRLAVMRNPAVQEIGDGLAARGLMIAPGDVRRWKTWSTWQLVLSLVLLPVSLVATFVQYALHEGFGDMPFPFVVKVLPACFAGVVVAAVCISRARRRVSAAGHRAAADFRTAHAHRTDAGHLVVFGGLRAVPDPVLQAQLIAAARLVRAGGGRPSPAGARPGGRTGGSGHSGTSDTAAYLPVAVWCAASGGCSSGAGGGCGGSGGGSGCGGGSGGGSGCGGGSGGGSGCGGGSSCGGGGST; encoded by the coding sequence ATGTCGCTGAACGTACTCGCCGTCGTCGTGTATCTCGCCGTGGGGGTCTCCTCGGTCCTGGTCGTGAGAGGCCTGGCGCAGGCCCGCAGGGGTCCCGGCGGCCCGGTGCACGACCTCATGGAGGCGGCGTTCCTCAACGGCGGACCCGCCAGAGCCGTCGACACCGCGCTGACCGCGCTGGTCACGGACGGGCGGCTGGCGGTCGGAGGGCCGGGCGTCGTCGCCGTCCGTCGGCCCGTCGCCCGCGACCACGTCGAACGCGCGGTCCTGGACGAGCTGGCACGGGCCCCGAGCGGAGCGCTGCACGACCTGCGGCTCGCGGTGATGCGCAACCCCGCCGTGCAGGAGATCGGCGACGGGCTCGCGGCGCGCGGACTGATGATCGCGCCCGGCGACGTCCGGCGCTGGAAGACCTGGTCCACCTGGCAGCTCGTGCTGTCCCTGGTACTGCTGCCGGTCTCGCTCGTCGCGACGTTCGTGCAGTACGCGCTCCACGAGGGCTTCGGCGACATGCCGTTCCCGTTCGTCGTCAAGGTCCTTCCCGCGTGCTTCGCGGGGGTGGTCGTCGCGGCGGTCTGCATCTCCCGGGCCCGCCGCCGCGTCAGCGCCGCGGGGCACCGCGCGGCCGCGGATTTCCGGACGGCGCACGCCCACCGCACCGACGCCGGCCATCTGGTGGTGTTCGGCGGACTGCGCGCCGTGCCCGACCCCGTGCTCCAGGCGCAGTTGATCGCGGCGGCCAGGCTGGTGCGCGCCGGCGGCGGGCGGCCTTCCCCGGCCGGTGCCCGGCCCGGTGGCCGCACCGGAGGCAGCGGCCACAGCGGTACGTCCGACACCGCGGCCTACCTCCCCGTCGCCGTGTGGTGCGCGGCCTCCGGCGGCTGTTCGAGCGGGGCCGGCGGCGGTTGCGGCGGCTCCGGCGGTGGGTCCGGCTGCGGGGGCGGCTCGGGCGGTGGGTCCGGCTGCGGGGGCGGCTCGGGCGGTGGGTCCGGCTGCGGGGGCGGGTCAAGCTGCGGCGGGGGCGGGTCGACCTGA
- a CDS encoding alpha/beta hydrolase, with the protein MRAAALYGAAGSLILSALTAAPAAGAPPYGAREDRGTVVAAARAVAAGVTFGACPAEEDLPPTVECAVVRVPLDYAEPWGRQIGLAVSRVKATGGPAVRQGALLYNPGGPGGSGMYFPALAKEPAWKRISEAYDMVGYAPRGVGRSAPISCEHPVEFTKGPTAAPVHPSAAEKRKGIARARAYARGCAHNAGPALRHYHSLNNVRDLEVLRAALGERRLTFLGASYGTYLGALYAVKFPERVRRMVLDSPVDPDPAKVWYRSNLEQSLAFESRWADFRAWVARHHATYGLGTTPQQVQGSYDRARAQLARRPADGTVGPGQLHSAFTRTVYNDLYWPRRALALSAYLKGDPRQLVKQAKPRASASAGEENGNAVYTAVQCNDAPWPADWAVWDRDNTALARRAPFETWANVWMNLPCAYWQPPRQRPVDVRTGPGDVPPLLILAAERDAATPYAGALRLQERLAGSVLVTERGAGTHGISGGDNDCVNRHMEAYLLTGRTPVRRASCAPHPQPDPVSLDQRAVERVLPPAV; encoded by the coding sequence ATGAGAGCAGCAGCCCTGTACGGAGCCGCCGGCTCCCTGATCCTCTCCGCCCTCACGGCGGCCCCGGCCGCCGGTGCACCGCCGTACGGCGCCCGGGAGGACCGCGGAACCGTCGTCGCCGCCGCCCGTGCCGTGGCCGCCGGCGTCACGTTCGGGGCGTGCCCCGCGGAGGAGGACCTGCCGCCCACCGTCGAGTGCGCCGTCGTCCGGGTCCCGCTCGACTACGCCGAACCGTGGGGCCGGCAGATCGGTCTCGCCGTCAGCCGGGTGAAGGCGACGGGCGGGCCGGCGGTGCGGCAGGGCGCGCTCCTGTACAACCCCGGCGGCCCCGGCGGTTCCGGCATGTACTTCCCCGCGCTCGCCAAGGAGCCCGCGTGGAAGCGCATCTCGGAGGCGTACGACATGGTGGGCTACGCGCCGCGCGGCGTGGGCCGTTCCGCGCCGATCTCCTGCGAGCACCCGGTGGAGTTCACCAAGGGCCCCACCGCCGCTCCCGTCCATCCCTCCGCCGCCGAGAAGCGGAAGGGCATCGCCCGTGCGCGGGCGTACGCACGCGGCTGCGCGCACAACGCCGGTCCCGCGCTCCGGCACTACCACTCGCTGAACAACGTCCGTGATCTGGAGGTGCTGAGGGCGGCCCTCGGCGAGCGGCGGCTCACCTTCCTGGGCGCCTCCTACGGCACCTACCTGGGTGCCCTGTACGCGGTGAAGTTCCCCGAGCGGGTGCGGCGCATGGTGCTCGACTCGCCCGTCGACCCGGACCCGGCGAAGGTCTGGTACCGCAGCAACCTGGAGCAGTCGCTCGCGTTCGAGAGCCGCTGGGCGGACTTCCGCGCCTGGGTCGCCCGGCACCACGCCACGTACGGCCTCGGCACAACTCCGCAGCAGGTGCAGGGCAGTTACGACCGGGCCCGCGCCCAGCTGGCGAGGAGACCGGCGGACGGCACCGTCGGGCCGGGCCAGTTGCACTCGGCGTTCACCCGGACCGTCTACAACGACCTGTACTGGCCGCGCCGCGCCCTCGCGCTGTCGGCGTATCTGAAGGGCGATCCGCGGCAACTCGTCAAGCAGGCGAAGCCCCGAGCCTCGGCGTCGGCCGGGGAGGAGAACGGCAACGCCGTCTACACCGCCGTGCAGTGCAACGACGCTCCCTGGCCCGCGGACTGGGCGGTGTGGGACCGGGACAACACCGCGCTGGCGCGGCGGGCGCCGTTCGAGACCTGGGCCAATGTCTGGATGAATCTGCCGTGCGCGTACTGGCAGCCGCCGCGGCAACGTCCGGTCGACGTGCGCACGGGGCCGGGGGACGTGCCGCCGCTGCTGATCCTGGCGGCCGAGCGGGACGCTGCCACCCCGTACGCGGGTGCCCTGAGGCTGCAGGAGCGCCTCGCGGGTTCCGTGCTGGTCACGGAGCGGGGTGCGGGAACGCACGGCATCTCGGGCGGCGACAACGACTGCGTCAACCGCCACATGGAGGCGTACCTGCTGACCGGCAGGACGCCGGTGCGGCGCGCTTCGTGCGCGCCGCACCCGCAGCCGGACCCGGTGTCGCTGGACCAGCGGGCGGTCGAGCGCGTGCTGCCGCCCGCTGTCTGA
- the hemQ gene encoding hydrogen peroxide-dependent heme synthase, producing MSAPEKIPNAGKKAKDLNEVIRYTLWSVFRLRDVLPQDADRAGYADEVQELFDQLAAKDVTVRGTYDLSGLRADADLMIWWHAETADQLQEAYNLFRRTRLGRALEPVWSNMALHRPAEFNKSHIPAFLADETPRDYVSVYPFVRSYDWYLLPDEDRRRMLADHGKMARGYPDVRANTVASFSLGDYEWLLAFEADELYRIVDLMRHLRASEARMHVREEVPFFTGRRKSVADLVAGLA from the coding sequence ATGAGTGCGCCCGAAAAGATCCCGAACGCCGGTAAGAAGGCGAAGGACCTCAACGAGGTCATCCGCTACACCCTGTGGTCCGTTTTCCGGCTGCGGGACGTGCTGCCGCAGGACGCGGACCGCGCCGGGTACGCGGACGAGGTCCAGGAGCTGTTCGACCAGCTCGCGGCGAAGGACGTCACCGTCCGCGGCACATACGACCTGTCCGGTCTGCGCGCCGACGCCGACCTGATGATCTGGTGGCACGCCGAGACCGCGGACCAGCTCCAGGAGGCGTACAACCTGTTCCGCCGCACCCGCCTCGGCCGTGCACTGGAGCCGGTCTGGTCGAACATGGCGCTGCACCGTCCCGCCGAGTTCAACAAGTCGCACATCCCGGCCTTCCTCGCCGACGAGACGCCGCGCGACTACGTCTCGGTGTACCCGTTCGTGCGCTCCTACGACTGGTACCTGCTGCCGGACGAGGACCGCCGCCGCATGCTCGCCGACCACGGCAAGATGGCCCGCGGCTACCCGGACGTGCGCGCCAACACGGTCGCCTCCTTCTCCCTCGGCGACTACGAGTGGCTGCTGGCCTTCGAGGCCGACGAGCTGTACCGGATCGTCGACCTCATGCGCCACCTCCGCGCCTCCGAGGCCCGGATGCACGTCCGCGAGGAGGTCCCCTTCTTCACCGGGCGCCGCAAGAGCGTCGCGGACCTGGTGGCCGGTCTGGCCTGA
- the hemG gene encoding protoporphyrinogen oxidase translates to MSPSSEHPSSGAGRVVVIGGGIAGLAAAHRLATSGVRVTLLEATDQLGGKLLTGEVAGAPVDLGAESVLARRPEAVALARAVGLGDRLQAPATTTASVWTRDALRPMPRGHVMGVPGSPEALSGLLSAEGIARIGRERELPPAELGDDVAVGGFVAERLGREVVDRLVEPLLGGVYAGDAYRISMRAAVPALFDAAGAAGGSLLEGVREVQRRAAERQETGPVFMGLDGGIGTLPPAVADAVRAAGGEILTGTPVRGLARGTDGWRIRTDERELTADGVVLATPAWSACVLLADVAPAASAELAGVEYASMALVTFAFRSGDTEALPAGSGFLVPPVDGRTIKASTFSARKWGWVADRAPGLFLLRTSVGRHGEEDQLDREDEDLAAASLKDLAEATGLTARPVATEVTRWIGGLPQYPVGHLGRVARVRDAVAALPGLRICGAAYDGVGIPACVGSGQRAADEIIATAPLVRGTVRDGRE, encoded by the coding sequence ATGTCGCCCTCGTCAGAGCACCCCTCGTCCGGCGCCGGCCGCGTCGTCGTCATCGGCGGCGGGATCGCCGGCCTCGCGGCGGCCCACCGGCTGGCCACGTCCGGGGTGCGGGTGACCCTGCTGGAGGCCACCGACCAGCTCGGCGGCAAGCTCCTGACCGGCGAGGTCGCCGGAGCCCCCGTCGACCTCGGTGCCGAGTCGGTGCTCGCCCGCAGGCCCGAGGCGGTCGCCCTCGCACGCGCCGTCGGGCTCGGCGACCGGCTGCAGGCCCCCGCCACCACCACCGCCTCCGTGTGGACCCGCGACGCCCTGCGGCCCATGCCCCGAGGCCATGTGATGGGCGTCCCCGGCAGCCCCGAGGCCCTGTCCGGGCTGCTGTCCGCCGAGGGCATCGCCAGGATCGGCCGGGAGCGCGAACTGCCCCCCGCCGAACTCGGGGACGACGTCGCCGTCGGCGGCTTCGTCGCCGAACGCCTCGGCCGCGAGGTCGTCGACCGGCTCGTCGAGCCACTGCTCGGCGGCGTGTACGCGGGCGACGCCTACCGCATCTCCATGCGGGCCGCCGTCCCCGCACTCTTCGACGCGGCCGGAGCCGCCGGCGGCAGCCTGCTGGAGGGCGTCCGCGAGGTGCAGCGCCGGGCCGCCGAGCGGCAGGAGACCGGCCCGGTCTTCATGGGCCTCGACGGCGGCATCGGTACCCTCCCGCCCGCGGTCGCCGACGCCGTCCGGGCCGCCGGCGGGGAGATCCTCACCGGGACGCCGGTACGGGGCCTGGCCCGCGGCACCGACGGCTGGCGGATCCGCACCGACGAGCGCGAGCTCACCGCCGACGGCGTCGTCCTCGCCACGCCCGCCTGGTCGGCCTGCGTGCTCCTCGCCGACGTCGCCCCGGCCGCCTCCGCCGAGCTCGCCGGCGTCGAGTACGCGTCGATGGCGCTCGTCACCTTCGCGTTCCGCAGCGGCGACACGGAAGCGCTGCCCGCCGGATCCGGTTTCCTCGTACCGCCGGTCGACGGACGCACGATCAAGGCGTCCACGTTCTCCGCCAGGAAGTGGGGCTGGGTCGCCGACCGCGCCCCCGGACTGTTCCTGCTGCGCACCTCGGTCGGCCGCCACGGCGAGGAGGATCAACTCGACCGGGAGGACGAGGACCTCGCCGCCGCCTCCCTCAAGGACCTCGCCGAGGCCACCGGACTGACCGCGCGCCCCGTCGCCACCGAGGTCACCCGCTGGATCGGCGGACTGCCGCAGTACCCGGTCGGGCATCTCGGCCGGGTCGCCCGCGTCCGGGACGCCGTGGCCGCGCTGCCCGGGCTGCGGATCTGCGGGGCGGCGTACGACGGCGTGGGCATCCCCGCCTGCGTCGGCAGCGGACAGCGCGCGGCGGACGAGATCATCGCCACGGCCCCCCTGGTGCGGGGCACTGTCCGTGACGGGCGAGAATAG
- a CDS encoding DUF4349 domain-containing protein, whose protein sequence is MRARHRPAAALLVASLALAGCGASDDESASTAERSVVGGGSKADAPGAAADAAAGAAGPKAGGPGDGGGRRLPATHVIRTAELAVEVGDAARALAGVRTAVEGAGGHVADESTERVDGDRVESTVVLRVPQDRYASVLARLSGSGKLLSRKADAKDVTDQVVDVESRVATQRASVARVRALMDRATKLSDVVTLEGELSRRQAELESLLARQASLEDRTAMATITLRLSEPEKRERPGEEGAPGFLDALSGGWDALASTARWAAAVVAAVFPFGAALALPYAVWRWLVRPMRARRTARDSGTSSAQGPGQD, encoded by the coding sequence ATGCGTGCACGGCACAGGCCGGCGGCGGCACTTCTCGTCGCCTCACTCGCACTCGCCGGCTGCGGCGCCTCCGACGACGAGTCCGCCTCCACCGCCGAGCGGTCCGTCGTGGGCGGGGGCTCGAAGGCCGATGCCCCCGGCGCGGCCGCCGACGCCGCGGCCGGAGCCGCGGGGCCGAAGGCCGGCGGGCCCGGTGACGGCGGCGGGCGGCGGCTGCCCGCGACGCACGTCATCAGGACCGCCGAGCTGGCCGTTGAGGTCGGGGACGCCGCCCGCGCGCTCGCGGGCGTCCGTACCGCGGTCGAGGGAGCCGGCGGGCATGTCGCCGACGAGTCCACGGAGCGGGTCGACGGGGACCGCGTCGAGTCCACGGTGGTGCTGCGGGTGCCGCAGGACCGGTACGCGTCGGTCCTCGCCCGGCTCTCGGGTTCGGGGAAACTGCTGTCCCGCAAGGCGGACGCCAAGGACGTCACGGACCAGGTCGTCGACGTGGAGAGCCGGGTCGCGACGCAGCGGGCGAGCGTGGCACGGGTGCGGGCGCTGATGGACCGGGCGACGAAGCTGTCGGACGTCGTCACGCTGGAGGGAGAGCTGAGCAGGCGTCAGGCCGAGCTGGAGTCCCTGCTGGCCCGCCAGGCTTCGCTGGAGGACCGGACGGCGATGGCGACGATCACGCTGCGGCTGTCCGAGCCCGAGAAGCGGGAGCGTCCGGGCGAGGAGGGCGCTCCGGGCTTCCTGGACGCGCTGTCGGGTGGCTGGGACGCGCTGGCGTCGACCGCCCGGTGGGCGGCCGCGGTGGTGGCCGCGGTGTTCCCGTTCGGCGCGGCGCTCGCGCTGCCGTACGCGGTGTGGCGGTGGCTGGTCCGGCCGATGCGGGCGCGGCGGACCGCCCGGGATTCCGGCACCTCGTCGGCGCAGGGCCCCGGGCAGGACTGA